In one window of Vulpes vulpes isolate BD-2025 chromosome 1, VulVul3, whole genome shotgun sequence DNA:
- the MAPK13 gene encoding mitogen-activated protein kinase 13 isoform X2 — MSFTRKKGFYRQDVHGTAWELPKTYVSPTHVGSGAYGAVCCAIDKRSGEKVAIKKLSRPFQSEIFAKRAYRELQLLKHMQHENVIGLLDVFTPASSLRNFHDFYLVMPFMQTDLQKIMGMEFSEDKIQYLVYQMLKGLKYIHSAGVVHRDLKPGNLAVNEDCELKILDFGLARHADAEMTGYVVTRWYRAPEVILSWMHYNQTVDIWSVGCIMAEMLTGKTLFKGKDYLDQLSQILKVTGVPGAEFVQKLNDKAAKSYIQALPQSPKKDFSQLFPRASPQATDLLEKMLELDVDKRLTASQALAHPFFEPFRDPEEETEASQPFNDSLEHEKLTVDEWKQHIYKEIVNFSPIARKDSRRRSGMKLQ; from the exons ATGAGCTTCACCCGGAAAAAGGGCTTCTACAGGCAGGACGTGCACGGGACCGCCTGGGAGCTGCCCAAGACCTACGTGTCGCCCACGCACGTAGGCAGCGGGGCCTATGGCGCCGTGTG CTGTGCCATCGACAAGCGGTCcggggagaaggtggccatcaaGAAGCTGAGCCGGCCCTTCCAGTCTGAGATCTTTGCCAAACGTGCCTACCGAGAGCTGCAGCTGCTGAAGCACATGCAGCATGAAAAC GTCATCGGGCTCCTGGATGTCTtcaccccagcctcctccctgcgcAACTTCCATGACTT CTACCTGGTGATGCCCTTCATGCAGACAGACCTGCAGAAGATCATGGGGATGGAGTTCAGTGAAGACAAGATCCAGTACCTGGTGTATCAGATGCTCAAGGGTCTCAAG tacaTCCACTCAGCTGGGGTCGTCCACAGG GACCTGAAGCCGGGCAACCTGGCCGTGAACGAGGACTGCGAGCTGAAG ATCTTGGATTTTGGGCTGGCCCGGCATGCGGATGCTGAAATGACCGGCTATGTGGTGACCCGCTGGTACCGGGCCCCTGAGGTGATCCTCAGCTGGATGCACTACAACCAGACTG tGGACATCTGGTCTGTGGGCTGCATCATGGCAGAGATGCTGACAGGAAAAACTCTGTTCAAGGGGAAAGATT ACCTAGACCAGCTGTCCCAGATCCTCAAAGTGACCGGGGTCCCGGGTGCAGAATTTGTGCAGAAGTTGAACGACAAAGCA GCCAAATCCTACATCCAGGCCCTGCCACAGAGCCCCAAGAAGGACTTTTCTCAGCTCTTCCCGCGCGCCAGCCCCCAGG CTACAGACCTGCTGGAGAAGATGCTGGAGCTGGACGTGGACAAGCGCCTGACGGCCTCGCAGGCCCTCGCCCACCCTTTCTTTGAACCCTTCCGAGACcctgaggaggagacagaggcctCGCAGCCCTTTAATGATTCCTTAGAACATGAGAAACTCACGGTGGATGAATGGAAGC AGCACATCTACAAGGAGATCGTGAACTTCAGCCCCATTGCCCGGAAGGACTCACGGCGCCGGAGCGGCATGAAGCTGCAGTGA
- the MAPK13 gene encoding mitogen-activated protein kinase 13 isoform X1, with protein MSFTRKKGFYRQDVHGTAWELPKTYVSPTHVGSGAYGAVCCAIDKRSGEKVAIKKLSRPFQSEIFAKRAYRELQLLKHMQHENVIGLLDVFTPASSLRNFHDFYLVMPFMQTDLQKIMGMEFSEDKIQYLVYQMLKGLKYIHSAGVVHRDLKPGNLAVNEDCELKILDFGLARHADAEMTGYVVTRWYRAPEVILSWMHYNQTVDIWSVGCIMAEMLTGKTLFKGKDYLDQLSQILKVTGVPGAEFVQKLNDKAAKSYIQALPQSPKKDFSQLFPRASPQATDLLEKMLELDVDKRLTASQALAHPFFEPFRDPEEETEASQPFNDSLEHEKLTVDEWKRKSWRPGAHLQGDRELQPHCPEGLTAPERHEAAVIYLARPLAEPRDPLEAPPARYTAPRMRSACHDRPSPSGILAFQAEEKRGFVLGQETGLVAAEFRDVGGTK; from the exons ATGAGCTTCACCCGGAAAAAGGGCTTCTACAGGCAGGACGTGCACGGGACCGCCTGGGAGCTGCCCAAGACCTACGTGTCGCCCACGCACGTAGGCAGCGGGGCCTATGGCGCCGTGTG CTGTGCCATCGACAAGCGGTCcggggagaaggtggccatcaaGAAGCTGAGCCGGCCCTTCCAGTCTGAGATCTTTGCCAAACGTGCCTACCGAGAGCTGCAGCTGCTGAAGCACATGCAGCATGAAAAC GTCATCGGGCTCCTGGATGTCTtcaccccagcctcctccctgcgcAACTTCCATGACTT CTACCTGGTGATGCCCTTCATGCAGACAGACCTGCAGAAGATCATGGGGATGGAGTTCAGTGAAGACAAGATCCAGTACCTGGTGTATCAGATGCTCAAGGGTCTCAAG tacaTCCACTCAGCTGGGGTCGTCCACAGG GACCTGAAGCCGGGCAACCTGGCCGTGAACGAGGACTGCGAGCTGAAG ATCTTGGATTTTGGGCTGGCCCGGCATGCGGATGCTGAAATGACCGGCTATGTGGTGACCCGCTGGTACCGGGCCCCTGAGGTGATCCTCAGCTGGATGCACTACAACCAGACTG tGGACATCTGGTCTGTGGGCTGCATCATGGCAGAGATGCTGACAGGAAAAACTCTGTTCAAGGGGAAAGATT ACCTAGACCAGCTGTCCCAGATCCTCAAAGTGACCGGGGTCCCGGGTGCAGAATTTGTGCAGAAGTTGAACGACAAAGCA GCCAAATCCTACATCCAGGCCCTGCCACAGAGCCCCAAGAAGGACTTTTCTCAGCTCTTCCCGCGCGCCAGCCCCCAGG CTACAGACCTGCTGGAGAAGATGCTGGAGCTGGACGTGGACAAGCGCCTGACGGCCTCGCAGGCCCTCGCCCACCCTTTCTTTGAACCCTTCCGAGACcctgaggaggagacagaggcctCGCAGCCCTTTAATGATTCCTTAGAACATGAGAAACTCACGGTGGATGAATGGAAGCGTAAGAGCTGGAGGCCTGG AGCACATCTACAAGGAGATCGTGAACTTCAGCCCCATTGCCCGGAAGGACTCACGGCGCCGGAGCGGCATGAAGCTGCAGTGATCTATCTAGCCAGACCCCTGGCTGAGCCCAGGGACCCCCTCGAGGCACCCCCTGCCAGATACACTGCCCCCAGGATGAGATCTGCTTGTCACGACAGGCCCAGTCCTTCTGGGATTTTAGCCTTTCAGGCGGAGGAGAAGAGGGGCTTTGTCCTGGGGCAGGAAACAGGCCTCGTAGCTGCAGAATTCAGAGATGTTGGTGGGACAAAGTAA